One stretch of Rosistilla oblonga DNA includes these proteins:
- a CDS encoding right-handed parallel beta-helix repeat-containing protein, with amino-acid sequence MMYVRLLLVASVLVLGFARVGYTQSPFIVLMDPAGSDANDGLTAGTPVVTLQRVQQILKSTLADNPRDAEVRIGPGTYRGQSIRWTFTMPEHTITFMPRAGDKVRPVFDGVKNRGTWFHLDHSSGQATGLNFQYIHVTRYATAISLNGNRNAVETCNRGNSIYGCMFSDVGEGSTAAVRLVNSKDNSIVNNHFVNITRSSRYGLLHAIYIAHHSSGNQILRNRFQDCCGDPVRVRDASNNNIVNENTFIRAGIAAAYSQWYCDHRRNDDDNPRNDCSKPTPECPSWNNQFRNNRLLKTYNGERLPAWAFAQDDVVALCPPPSPGAKRLETSGNRHE; translated from the coding sequence ATGATGTATGTACGCTTATTGCTTGTCGCTTCCGTTCTGGTCCTTGGGTTTGCGCGTGTGGGATACACTCAGTCGCCGTTTATTGTGCTGATGGATCCTGCGGGATCCGACGCCAACGACGGTTTGACGGCTGGCACGCCCGTCGTGACACTCCAGCGGGTGCAGCAGATCTTGAAGTCGACGCTTGCCGACAATCCCAGAGACGCGGAGGTTCGGATTGGTCCCGGCACCTACCGCGGGCAGAGCATTCGCTGGACATTCACGATGCCCGAACACACGATCACCTTCATGCCCCGCGCTGGCGACAAGGTGCGGCCGGTTTTTGATGGCGTGAAGAATCGCGGAACTTGGTTCCACCTCGACCACTCCTCGGGGCAAGCGACAGGGCTGAACTTCCAGTACATCCACGTTACGCGTTACGCGACAGCGATCTCGCTGAACGGGAACCGGAATGCGGTGGAAACGTGTAATCGCGGCAACTCGATATACGGCTGCATGTTCTCCGACGTTGGCGAGGGATCGACGGCCGCAGTGCGACTCGTCAATTCCAAAGACAATTCGATCGTCAACAATCATTTCGTGAACATCACCAGGTCGAGCCGGTACGGGCTGTTGCACGCAATCTATATCGCGCACCATTCGTCGGGGAATCAGATTCTTCGCAACCGATTCCAGGACTGCTGCGGCGATCCGGTTCGCGTTCGCGATGCATCCAACAACAACATTGTCAATGAAAACACGTTCATCCGCGCGGGGATCGCTGCAGCGTATTCCCAGTGGTACTGTGACCACCGTCGCAACGATGACGACAACCCACGCAATGATTGTTCGAAGCCCACACCGGAATGTCCTTCGTGGAACAACCAGTTCCGCAATAATCGCCTGCTGAAAACATACAACGGCGAACGGCTGCCCGCATGGGCTTTTGCGCAAGACGATGTTGTTGCCCTGTGTCCGCCGCCGTCGCCGGGTGCAAAGAGATTGGAAACCAGTGGCAACAGGCACGAATAG
- a CDS encoding metal-dependent hydrolase family protein codes for MRSIHIILASAAVVLTILAPLARAQQAEEETPSYTLITDVNVFDGVADRLTPGRVLIEGNLIRAVGPNVEAPDGAVVIDGGGRTLMPGLINCHVHLALPDAIANVESKLLFADVVLGSQLMARGYLMDGFTTVRDAGGNVFGIKKFIDRGLLPGPRIYPSGALISQLGGHFDLRNLTQQKTESHMERIGNIAICDGVPEVLVAARRNFRLQASQLKICVGGGAASDFDPVDTMQFTADEIRAAVTTANNWHTYVGAHIFTPQAMHIAADNGVMVFDHAFLIDEDAMKKVVEKGIFLVPQMNGLSPELLRNPILGPVNLAKIRTVHGQAGDFVALIKKFKPKIVFADDAFGTEDVVFKQRRYELGYRASLFGNFETLRQATSAAGELMALTGPRNPYSGKLGVIEEGALADMLIVDGNPLDDISVIGGTMEWFDAPPPEPIETIRVIMKDGKIFKNTL; via the coding sequence TTGAGGTCGATCCACATTATCCTTGCCAGTGCTGCTGTGGTGCTGACGATACTGGCTCCACTGGCCCGTGCTCAGCAAGCTGAAGAAGAAACTCCCAGCTACACGCTGATTACTGATGTCAATGTCTTCGATGGCGTGGCCGATCGGCTTACTCCGGGAAGAGTCTTGATCGAGGGCAACTTGATTCGGGCCGTCGGTCCCAACGTAGAGGCGCCGGATGGCGCGGTGGTGATCGACGGTGGCGGCCGCACGTTGATGCCGGGATTGATCAATTGCCATGTTCACCTTGCCCTGCCCGACGCGATTGCGAACGTGGAGAGCAAGCTGTTGTTCGCCGACGTGGTCCTGGGTTCACAGTTAATGGCCCGCGGATATTTGATGGACGGATTTACCACAGTGCGTGATGCCGGTGGAAACGTTTTTGGAATCAAGAAGTTCATCGACCGCGGCTTGCTGCCGGGGCCACGGATCTACCCGTCCGGTGCGCTGATCAGTCAATTGGGCGGCCATTTCGATTTGCGAAACCTGACTCAGCAGAAGACCGAATCGCACATGGAACGAATCGGCAATATCGCCATCTGCGACGGAGTGCCCGAAGTCCTTGTCGCGGCTCGTCGCAATTTTCGCCTGCAGGCGTCGCAGCTCAAGATCTGCGTCGGTGGCGGTGCTGCTTCCGATTTCGACCCGGTCGACACGATGCAGTTTACCGCCGATGAGATTCGGGCTGCGGTCACGACAGCAAACAACTGGCACACTTATGTCGGGGCTCACATTTTTACACCGCAAGCGATGCATATCGCCGCAGACAATGGTGTCATGGTCTTTGATCATGCATTCCTGATCGACGAAGACGCGATGAAAAAAGTGGTTGAGAAGGGAATCTTCCTTGTTCCGCAAATGAACGGTTTGTCTCCTGAACTCCTGCGGAATCCAATCCTTGGCCCGGTGAACCTCGCCAAGATTAGAACCGTTCACGGCCAGGCAGGTGACTTTGTTGCGTTGATTAAGAAGTTCAAACCGAAGATTGTTTTCGCGGACGATGCCTTTGGTACCGAGGACGTGGTCTTCAAGCAGCGTCGTTATGAGTTGGGATATCGGGCATCCCTCTTCGGTAACTTTGAGACGTTGCGGCAAGCGACATCGGCAGCCGGCGAACTGATGGCATTGACCGGCCCACGCAACCCTTATTCGGGCAAGCTGGGCGTCATCGAAGAGGGTGCGCTGGCCGACATGCTGATCGTGGACGGTAATCCCCTCGATGATATTTCGGTCATCGGCGGAACGATGGAGTGGTTCGATGCGCCTCCGCCCGAACCAATCGAGACGATCCGCGTGATCATGAAAGACGGGAAGATATTTAAGAACACGCTTTAG
- a CDS encoding arylsulfatase, with protein sequence MKTQLRIHRWMSALPVTALLAACLMSVGATAQAEEKKPNIMFIMADDIGWMQPGCYHRGLMVGETPNIDRLASEGGLFMHYYAQQSCTAGRTAFFTGMNPMRAGMLMPQLPGAISYLRPGTPSLAKFLLDQGYSTGEFGKNHLGDHPDSLPTAHGFQEFWGYLYHLDAMQGVSFPDINKSPTEQAVVPPMKMVPIPGIPETPGAITPEEGVCMAAPRPILWMKSSDGTAKNQSGKDEGPLTLERSKTIDEEISAKVVDWLDRQDPEKTDKPFFCWYNPARMHITTMLSPKYEAMLGVKGGKDWGINEVGMKQLDDNIGVVLKKLEDMGELDNTIIVFTTDNGAEVITFPDGGTTPFKGGKLTTWEGGMRAPCVVRWPGKIKPGTIFKEIFASQDWLPTLVEIAGGAKDNDLNDQIMAGKYPGIVKTKLDGFNQTEYLTGESKESARDTFFYYTGAQPSAVRYKNWKFYYTMVGAGAMDGLMGAQTYHWTQLANIKRDPFEISVGADTKSLMSYAGALAAPSTAYVYDWNLLPIGQLLWEKELMSYKKFPPLQMAASYNLDQILESLKSQSGSRSD encoded by the coding sequence ATGAAAACGCAGCTACGCATCCACCGCTGGATGTCAGCCCTCCCGGTCACGGCACTGTTGGCAGCCTGCCTGATGTCTGTTGGCGCCACCGCTCAAGCGGAGGAGAAAAAGCCGAACATCATGTTCATCATGGCGGATGACATCGGATGGATGCAGCCGGGTTGTTATCATCGAGGCTTGATGGTCGGGGAAACTCCCAATATCGACCGGCTTGCCAGCGAGGGCGGCCTCTTCATGCACTACTACGCCCAGCAAAGCTGCACGGCCGGGCGGACAGCGTTTTTCACCGGCATGAATCCGATGCGGGCCGGAATGCTGATGCCCCAGTTGCCAGGTGCGATTTCGTACCTGCGCCCCGGCACGCCAAGCCTGGCGAAGTTCCTTTTAGATCAGGGCTACAGCACCGGTGAGTTCGGCAAGAACCACCTCGGCGATCATCCCGATTCCCTGCCGACCGCGCATGGATTCCAGGAATTCTGGGGTTACCTCTACCACCTGGATGCGATGCAAGGAGTCAGCTTCCCCGACATCAACAAGAGTCCGACCGAACAAGCCGTCGTGCCGCCGATGAAGATGGTGCCGATCCCCGGCATTCCTGAAACGCCCGGCGCGATCACTCCCGAAGAAGGCGTTTGCATGGCTGCGCCGCGGCCGATTCTGTGGATGAAATCCTCCGATGGCACCGCAAAGAATCAGAGTGGCAAGGACGAAGGACCGCTGACTCTAGAACGCTCGAAGACTATCGATGAGGAAATTTCCGCCAAGGTCGTGGACTGGCTCGATCGCCAAGATCCCGAGAAGACGGACAAGCCCTTTTTCTGCTGGTATAACCCGGCCCGCATGCACATCACCACGATGTTGTCGCCCAAGTATGAAGCCATGCTTGGCGTGAAGGGGGGGAAGGATTGGGGAATCAACGAAGTCGGCATGAAGCAGCTCGACGACAACATCGGTGTCGTCCTCAAAAAGCTCGAGGACATGGGTGAACTCGACAATACGATCATCGTCTTCACGACCGACAACGGCGCGGAAGTCATCACCTTCCCTGATGGAGGCACCACTCCATTCAAAGGCGGCAAGCTGACTACCTGGGAGGGCGGCATGCGTGCTCCCTGCGTCGTCCGCTGGCCCGGAAAGATTAAGCCGGGCACTATCTTCAAAGAAATCTTCGCCTCCCAAGACTGGCTGCCCACGCTCGTCGAAATCGCGGGCGGTGCCAAGGATAACGACCTCAATGATCAAATCATGGCGGGCAAATATCCCGGTATCGTGAAGACCAAGCTCGATGGGTTCAATCAGACCGAATACCTGACGGGTGAGTCGAAAGAATCGGCTCGCGACACGTTCTTCTACTACACCGGCGCACAACCCTCGGCCGTGCGATACAAGAACTGGAAGTTCTACTACACAATGGTCGGTGCCGGTGCGATGGATGGACTGATGGGGGCTCAAACCTACCACTGGACTCAGCTTGCCAATATCAAACGCGATCCATTCGAGATCAGCGTCGGTGCCGATACGAAGTCGCTGATGAGTTACGCCGGAGCACTCGCAGCACCTAGCACTGCGTACGTCTACGACTGGAACCTGTTGCCGATCGGCCAACTTCTGTGGGAGAAGGAGCTGATGTCATATAAAAAGTTCCCGCCTCTGCAGATGGCAGCCAGCTACAACCTCGACCAGATCTTGGAGTCGTTGAAAAGCCAAAGTGGCTCCCGCTCGGACTGA
- a CDS encoding PIN domain-containing protein: MDTVYIETSIVSHASARPSPNIPIAALQHQAREWWAVELPKFNLVTSQLTIVEASHGDPAAAADRLKMLDGLPLVPLGPDVDALAKLILSKHLMPQKAAADAVHVAAAAIAGVNYLLTQNCKHIANAHELPRVYRLLEEQGYDQLLVCTPTEFLGGEYDDEESNT; encoded by the coding sequence ATGGACACCGTATACATCGAAACCTCAATCGTCAGCCACGCTTCGGCACGCCCAAGCCCCAACATTCCAATCGCGGCACTGCAACATCAAGCCCGCGAGTGGTGGGCTGTCGAACTGCCGAAATTCAATCTTGTCACTTCGCAGCTTACGATTGTTGAGGCATCTCACGGCGATCCAGCTGCGGCCGCCGATCGACTTAAAATGCTCGATGGCCTGCCATTGGTTCCGCTCGGCCCTGATGTCGATGCATTGGCCAAACTGATACTGTCCAAGCATCTGATGCCCCAGAAGGCCGCAGCCGATGCGGTGCACGTTGCCGCAGCCGCGATAGCTGGTGTAAACTATCTTCTGACGCAAAACTGCAAGCACATAGCGAATGCTCACGAACTTCCGAGGGTCTATCGCTTATTGGAAGAACAGGGCTATGACCAACTGCTGGTTTGCACGCCGACTGAATTCTTAGGCGGAGAATACGATGACGAAGAATCTAATACTTGA
- a CDS encoding ISAzo13 family transposase, whose protein sequence is MRKEIETETAGSPVTPGELWTNRSCRDLSKIIEELGFVVSPNTIDRLLREELGLGRRQALKDVAIGSAPDRDAQFQRIAELRRHYHMRDWPIISIDTKKKEMLGNFHRQGVCRTSGRVHTFDHDFPSAGEGKVIPYGVYDVRTNAALMTLARGSDTGELVGDSIRMWWNRMGRYRYDGAKQMLILADSGGSNGCRVRLFHEQLWKISEHLGITLRVAHLPSYCSKYNPIDHRLFCHVTRSLKGVVFHSIGAIRNAASRTATSTGLQVKVAILKRIYRRGVQATERFLNGDYIRHDAELPKYNYTTTG, encoded by the coding sequence ATCCGAAAAGAGATCGAAACTGAAACAGCTGGCTCGCCAGTGACTCCGGGCGAGCTTTGGACGAATCGCTCATGCCGTGATCTGTCCAAGATCATTGAAGAGCTCGGCTTCGTAGTATCGCCCAACACGATCGATCGTCTGCTCCGCGAAGAGCTTGGGTTGGGTAGGCGACAAGCACTCAAGGACGTTGCAATTGGCAGTGCACCCGACCGTGATGCCCAGTTCCAGCGGATCGCCGAACTCCGTAGGCACTACCATATGCGCGATTGGCCCATCATTAGTATCGATACAAAAAAGAAGGAAATGCTCGGCAATTTCCATCGTCAGGGCGTCTGCCGAACCAGTGGACGCGTCCACACCTTCGACCATGACTTCCCATCTGCCGGCGAAGGGAAAGTGATCCCCTACGGAGTATACGACGTGAGGACGAACGCAGCCTTGATGACGCTCGCGCGTGGATCGGACACGGGCGAACTGGTGGGAGATTCGATTCGCATGTGGTGGAACCGGATGGGGAGGTATCGTTACGATGGAGCCAAGCAAATGTTGATACTGGCCGACAGCGGCGGCAGCAATGGTTGCCGCGTGCGGCTATTCCATGAACAACTCTGGAAGATATCAGAGCACTTGGGGATCACGCTTCGCGTCGCACACCTCCCGTCCTATTGCTCGAAATACAACCCCATCGACCACCGCTTGTTCTGCCATGTTACCAGGTCACTCAAAGGCGTGGTGTTTCACAGCATAGGAGCGATTCGCAACGCGGCATCTCGAACAGCCACGAGCACGGGGCTGCAGGTTAAAGTAGCAATTTTGAAACGGATTTATCGGCGTGGAGTACAGGCGACCGAGCGATTCTTAAACGGAGATTATATCCGGCACGACGCCGAGCTCCCAAAGTACAATTACACCACAACGGGCTAA